DNA sequence from the Selenomonas timonae genome:
ATAACATGTGACCCCTGCAAATCAAAGTTGTCATTCTCACCATAGATATTCGTCGGCATACAGCTGATAAATGGATCATTGTATTGACGGTGGAAGAATTTCACCAATTCCAGCGCCGAAATCTTCGCAATGGCATACCCCTCATTTGTAGGCTCAGGCTTCCCATCCAAAAGGGCTTCCTCTCGAATCGGCTGTTCGGCAAACTTCGGATAAATGCAGGAACTCCCCAAAGCCAAAAGCTTTTTGACACCGACTTCATGTGCTGCATGAATAATATTCGCATTGATCATCAAGTTGACATACAGAAAATCAGCGGGAAAAGAACTGTTCGCCTGTATTCCACCGACCTTCGCCGCAGCGATAAATACATAGTCAGGCCGTTCCCGCTCAAAAAAAATCTTTGTCGCCTGCTGATCTGTCAAATCAAGTTCACGATGCGTTCTCAGCAGCAGGTTATGATACCCGCTCTTTTGCAGATAACGGACAATGGCAGAACCAACCATTCCTGTATGCCCTGGAACGTAGATTTTATCCGTATTTTCCATGCTTACCTCCCGAGAATTATATTTCATATCCGTTTTTTCGAAGTTCATCAAGATGTACTATATAGAGATTTAATTCCTCGGATAACTGCATTCGCTCCCTCTTGCAGAGAAAACTGACATTCCCACCCCAAAGCTTCCAACGCACTAGGATCCATTTTTTGATTCGTGGTAACATTCCCCTTCGAATCAGGATTCAAATTGTTTGCGTGCAGGATTTCAAAAGTTCCCGCAGGAGAAAGCGCCTCATACATATATTGAAGCAATATTTCTACAGGATATGACTCTCGAATGCATATATTATATGCGTTTCCGGAAACTCCTTTCAGCAACAGAAGAAGCATTGCCGAGACAACATCACCCGCGTAAGTATATTGTATCGTATCCTCTTCGTGATTGATGGATACATTTTCCTCATGCAACATACGGTTCAATATCCTTGGAATAAAACGCGTATCATGGGCAAGCAAATAGGTTGGGGCGTATGTATACGGAATACGGGCAATAATTGTTCTAACACCATATTCCCGTGCATAGGCTGAACACATTTGTTCTCCTAATCGTTTCGATTCCACATACGATGATCGATCATTCAACGGATTCACAATACCATAATCTTGTTCCGTCAAAAGAGCCTTGCCTAAAATATGTACATCGCCATAAACCGCCGCAGAGCTCATATAGAGAACGCACGTCCCCTCCCGTTTTTTCGCGTACTCCATAACAGATTTCGTTCCAATAACATTAGGGAGTATCGTTTCCACCGGCTGTTTGACAAACGCGGTGCCATTGGCGGGACTCGCACCATGAATGACAAAATCCACATTAAGCTGTTCAGGAATCCCCTGTTCCAAGTCAAAAACTTCAAAACAAATACACTCTTCATGAAGCAAGTCTGAAAACAGGCTCTCAAGACGATCTTTTGATCGCCCATGACAAACAACTTGAATATTCAATCCATATAAACGATTTAGCTCCAGCAGAAACCGCGCCGCATACGACAACACCACGCCTGTCGCCCCAAGAAGCAAAATCCGCTTTCCTTTTAATTCGTAAGGAACGGGCATTTTCCCCGAATAGATTTTCCTGACATCTAAATCAATGGAATACACGCCAACCTCCATATCTATATCAATACTTTTGGAGTTCGCGAAACGCCTTTTCGACATCCTCTGGTTTATTGGGCATATAACCATGCATTAAGGGCTTGTCATAAAGATATTCGAGCCCTTTCCCTTTAATGGTATTAGCAATAATGCAAAGCGGTCTGGATCTACGAGGAGAATGACTCGCTTTCAGCACAGGAACAAGCTCTTCATACGTATGTCCATCGACCTTCTGCACATCCCAATTACAAGCACTCCATTTCTCAGCAAAAGGTTCCATACGTAGCATGCGCTCAGTAAAATCTGAACACCCAAGTGCATTGCGATCTACAATGGCAACAAGGTTGCTCAGACCTTGATGCCCCGCAAACATAGCCGCCTCCCAAACAGAGCCTTCACAACACTCCGCATCGCCAACGAGGCAATATGTGTACCAATTCTCTCGGTTCAAACGTGCACCAAGTGCCAATCCTGCCGCAATCCCTAAGCCGTGCCCGAGAGAACCGCCATAAAAATCATAGCCGGGCAAAAACAGGCTGCGAATATACTCGTAGTCTCCTCCAATGCGGATCATGTCATCGGTCTGTTCGGGGGAAAGATAGCCAATCTCCTCAAAGATCGGAAAAAGCATACCCGCACCATGTCCCTTGCTCAGGACGAACCGATCCCTACCTCCCCAGTTCGGATTTTCTGCTTGGTAACATAAAACTTCCTTATAGAGTGTTACCAAAATTTCCGTTGCCGAAAAAGCGGTCGTCACGTGACCGAATCCGAGTCGCGTAAAGATTTCCAAAAAACGCTTCCGCATCTGATAGGACAATGCGTACAACGATTCAAATTCACGTGCTTCAGCCATTATCCATCATCTCCTCAAAGGTTTTTTGCAATCTTTTTTCAAGCGATTTTATATCATATCCCATTTCATCATAGATCTCATTGCGGTTCATAATACGCCCTTCCCAGTGCTTCGGTTCAATGCCCAAAGACCGAATCGGCTTTACGATCCCATGCTTAGAGAGAATTTCCATAATAAGTGAACCAAGCCCCGCACAAGGCGTCTGATCCTCAAGTGTCACAATACATGAAAACGATTTCAATCGTTCCGCTAGCAAATCCGTATCCAGAGGGAACGCATAGCAATCAAAAAGGCTCGGGGGTTCGCCCTGAATCTTAATTGTGTTGATGCTATTTTTCAGCATAGAAGAAAAATTCCCGGTCGTAATGACGGCAAATAGTTCTGATGCTTGCATCTCAAAAAATCCCTTTTGGAAATCCACCTCACTCTCTTGATAATACGCTTCCGTTAAAAATTTATCAAATCGAATATACGTCGGCAACGAGGACATCACCAACTCACGCGCTGCCACTTGTGCAATAGAAGTATCGGATGGATTTACCATCTTTATGGAAGGGATCATGCGAACCATCGCAAAGTCTTCGAGCGGCATATGTGTGTATCCACATTCTGCCGAGCATGTCCCTGTATTGAGCGCTGCAACAGTAACCGGAATCCTAAGATCGCCCAAGAAATTGCGCAGCTGGTCGTACGCACGCGTCACAGGGAAAGGATTCAGACCAAAAGCAATGACATGCTTCCCACTCAGCGCAAGACCGGTCGCAACCGAGAGGAGGTTCTGCTCTGCAATGCCAACATTGACAAAGCGGTGCGGAAATTTACGCCGAAATTCATCCAAACTCGGCGCGCCTAAGTCCGCAGATACAATAACGATATCTTCTCCCTGTTCCGTCATCCGATAGATTTCAGAAAAGAACGCATCTCTTACACTCGGCAATCTCATCCCCCTCCTTTCAGGCGTGCGTTTTTGCCAAATCCGCTGTGACCATCATCTTGACCAACTCGGCAAATCCAATCTTGCGCTTCCAGCCTAGCTCTCTCTCTGCCTTCGTCGAATCTCCCCAAAGAAGCTCGACCTCTGCCGGACGATAGAACTGCTCTGCCACATCGACAAGAAGCTTTCCCGTTTTGGCATCGTAGCCTTTCTCATTGATGCCCTCACCTTCCCAGCGAATCGAAACGCCCGTCTCAGCAAAAGCTTTCTCCACAAACTCACGCACAGTATGGGTCTCATTCGTGGCAAGTACATAGTCCTCCGGATGCTCCTGCTGAAGTATCCGCCACATCCCCTCTACGTAATCCCCCGCAAAGCCCCAATCGCGCTTCGCCTCAAGATTTCCAAGGGTCAGTTTCTCCTGCAAGCCCTTCGTAATCCGAGCAACTGCAAGCGTAATCTTGCGTGTCACAAATGTCTCCCCGCGACGCGGTGACTCATGGTTGAAAAGGATTCCGTTGCACGCAAACATTCCATAGGACTCGCGGTAGTTCTTTGTAATCCAAAAGGAATAGAGCTTTGCCGCCCCATAAGGACTCTTCGGATAGAATGGAGTTGCCTCGCTCTGAGGCGCCGTCTCGGGCAAGCCCCCAAAAAGTTCTGAAGTCGATGCTTGATAGAAGCGTATCGGCAGCCCGCTCTGGCGTACTGCCTCAAGCAGACGAATCGTACCGACACCTGTTGCCTCTGCCGTATACTCCGGCACCTCAAACGATACTGCCACATGGGACTGCGCCGCAAGATTATAGACTTCATCCGGCCGGATCTCCTGAATCAAGCGGTGTGCATTGCTTGAATCCGTCATATCGCCATAGTGCAGGAAAACGCGATCAGCAAATACCGGATCGCCTAAAATATGATCGATCCGCTCCGTATTCTGACTGCTCTGTCTGCGAATGATACCGTGTACCTCATATCCCTTTTCCAACAACAATTCTGTAAGATACGAGCCATCCTGTCCTGTAATTCCTGTAATCAACGCTTTTTTCACTGAGATTTCCTCCCCCGAATTTTACTCATAAGAACTGCCCGTGCTTCGCCTGCGTACACACACATGCTTCGAAACTCCTCACGCCGATGAAACACAAGAATTTGCATTCCAAGCATCAAACCGGCCGCACAGAAACACTTGATCATCAGTCCCATATACGTCGATGAGAAAAAAGGAGCACTTAATATCTGGTCAATCAGCAGAACTTCCAGCAAAACCACGATACTCCACCATGCATGATTCCACCAGTAAGTCTTCATACTTCGTCGAAAGATCACACGAAAGACAAACTGAACGCGACCATATACGATAAACCCTAGCCCTGCAATCGTACCGATCATAACGCCGACAACACCAAGATACTGAGCCAATATCACCGATAGAATCAAATTCGTCACAGCAGACAGAACCATATAGCCGCGATCATTTTCAAAGACACCGTGTGTGCTTCGGAAATTGTATGCATTTTCAAACTGCATACCAAGAAAAACATTTACAGCCAAGGCCATCACATAGGCGTCGTCAAGCAGGAATTCCGTCCCAAAAAACAATGCCACAAAAGGCTGCAGCACGATGAAATAGATACAGGCAATATATCCTCCCATCAAGAAGTAGGCAAAATCCAACATGCGGTAAACGCGATAGCTCTTTTCCCTATCGTCCGTATAGACAAGATTCGCGACAGAGGGAATAATTCCCTGCAACATTTTATACAAGAGTTTATAGACACCATCGCAAAGAAGGACATAGTTCGCTACCAAGCCCGCTGTTCTAAGTCCAAGAATAGACGAAATAACAATCGCATCTGTTCCGAAATAAACGGCATAGGAGAGCTTATGAATTAGAAAATTTTTCACATCCACAAAAAATTTTCTCTGCCGTAGATCTTGTACTGTAACCTTGACAGTATGGAGAAATGGATACTCCTTCCCTAGGCGATGCGAGATGATCAAGTTCGCCAAGATATTGAACCCAAGCGCAGAGAGCGCATACATCGTATAGCTCTGCCAGACAACAATCGCAGCAAACTTCACGAGATTCGCCGCAAATGTGCAGACCAGATCGATACGAACGCAGATATAGTCCTTCTGATCCGCTGCAAACAAAGTGCGCCGATATGCCAGAAAATAGGTGCTAAGTACGGTACAAATCTGGATGACATAAACAAGTTGAACATAACTCCACGCGATACTGTTATCCCGTACAATCCACGGCAAAAAGAAAAACAGGATAACGCCAATCAGAGCAACCATTGTACCGATGATGAGATAAATATATCGATAGATACTCATCAGCATATTGACTTCGGCTTCGTTCTTGTTTGCAATTTCCCGATAGAGTCCATAGCTGATCACGGTACTGATGCCCATTTCAGCGATGGACAGCAAGGATATCACATTCGTAAACAGCCCCTCAAGGCCAAGGAGCTCAATGGGCAGATTTCGTGTGAACGCCTGCCGTATCAATATGCCGAGAACAGCCAGTACAACATAAAGCATCATGGAGTACATACTGTTGCGCAATACATTAGCTACTCGCATTGTTTATCCCTGGTAAATTCCCTTGTCCAAAATCTTCATATAAGCAAACGGCCCTTTCTCAGCCAACCTGACAATCCGCGATGCAATTGATATTTGAGAAAGTCCTGCGATCAGTCCATTACATTCCGCCAAGGTGTAGATATCCCGCAAAGCTTCAAGTCCGTCCAGATAATGCGTATTCTCACGATCCAGCGTGCTAAGAGCAACATTCTGTGTCCCATCCTCGCGATGGACATCTTCATAATAGAGAAGTTTCTCCCCATACCGCTCTTTGAAGGTGTTCAAGCGAGAACTGTCATCCGTTGCAAGGAAAATATAATCAAAAGCCTCGTCACCATCGAGCAGATGATCTGTAACAGAAAAAAACTCATCCGGCGTTACCATATTAGGATGATCCTTCCAATTTAGGGCAAAATCCGTACCACGAACATGCACACCTAAAATACGCTTCGTACGAAAATCTACAGGAAATAGCTTTTCCATACTCTCTGCAAACATTTTTTTTGTTACTGCATTCAATCGTATATATTTACGAGCAACCTGCGCCAAATCGCTCAAATAAGTTTCCGTTACGATATAGCCAACGGGAGTCTCTGGATTTAGATTTCCTAACTCTTTTTCAATTCTGTATAGATGGGCTATTTCGAAGAAAAATACTCGTTTACTCTCATATACCGCATCAAGAGAAATATCTGCTGGTTGCTGAAAATAATATTCAAATGGATTTCTCGTTCCATTGACGGGATGACCTTCTAAATATGCACATTCCTCATTGAAACGTATGACAGGGGTAAAACCGAGGCGTTCGGCTTCCCAAAGAGCATACAGAATATAACGATATGCATATCCCATCATCGCATTGATCTCAATAAAAAGGATATTCTTCTCCGAGTTTCTTTCTCCATATGATTTCATATAGAGGGCATTCGGATCATTGCCCAGCAAAAGGACTTTATCGATAAAAGCATCATCATTGATGTGGCGAATAACTCGTTGAAGATAATTTAACTTTGGTTTCCGCTCCAAAAAGCATCGAATTTTTGATTGCAATAGATATTTCAAATATCCCATTCGCTTCAAATCAAGCATCCCATATTCCCTTTCTTAGAAAAAAAGTTCTAAAAGGACATTGTTCGTCAAAATCGGCTGTATAAGCGCCTCATACCCGGCACCTGCTCCAAAATAAATCACAAAAAAGGCTAAACCAGCGTATCCGGTATACAGGATATAATCCCTAAATTCCTTTTGAGTATAAACATATCCCACTGGCAGCATTTTTGCTAAAAAGACATAATCCAACAACAGTAAATTTCGCGGGATTCTCCAAAAGGTTGGCTCCCAATAATAAAAGGGGATAAAGACGAGAGACAGAAGATTCAACTCATATAATATATCCAACGATTTAGAGGTTGGTTGGCTCATATTTTTTTTTGCTCGAAAATAGACAAATCGGAACAAAAGCACCCATAACACATGAAACCCCGTCCACAAGGAAAAATTTAGCAATGGGTACTTTATCTTTTCATGTAATACCTCAAAGTAAAATGCGACTTTCACTTCGCCAATCGACGGAATCTGAGCCAACAGCGCTGGCAGGTACGGCATAATCACAGTTGTCAAACCAATGAAGACTGCCAAAAGAACTCTTTTATGACGGAGACGATGAAGGAGCGGCTGGCTTAAAAACACCAAGTACCCCAAAGCTGCTGCATGAATCTCAGCAGCGATCAGTACAAATACAGTAAAAATTATTGTTCCCTTTTTATTTCCCTTCAACAAAAACAGAAAACTTACTAACACAAGAGCGGATGCAATGAACCATCGTTTTTGAATGACCATATCTGCAAAGGGATAACAAAAAAGCAAGCTTAAGATAAAGCATGGATTTGTCGTATATTTCCACAATAGAATTGCTAACAGTGTAAAAATACATAGACATAGCCACGCATTCATGGTCAGATATTTCATTCCCAGATACGAACCCGCAATATAGCAAATGTAATCATATAACGTAAATTGCTCTGTTTGCGCCCAATCAAAAATATCCTGATTTACCGTAATATCAATGGAGAAAGTGTTCCCTGCAAGCAGTATATACATCCATATTACTTGTAAAAGAAACAACAACTTAGAATTCTTTTCAAGCATTCCTCCTAACACCAGCAACAGTGTTATTGCTAAAAAAAAGATACTGCCAACCTCCATCGCTAATTTCCCTCATTCCATATTTGTGGCCATAAAGCAGCAAAACCACAAGTAACACGTTGGCGAAATTGCTCGGCTTCTTCTATTGCACATACCATCGTCTGCTCATCCCACACAGACTCTTGTTGTGATATAATCATTTGTTTCGCAAAATTTCGCATAGAGTTACATACATATATATTCTGCCCCGTAGAAGTTGGAATATTCTCCACCCCAACCGATGTAGAAATCAGCTCCACTCCGTTTGCCAGTGCCGTTACGACACGGTTCTTTGTTCCACCACCTGCCACTAAGGGGACACAGTGAATGTCCTGCCCCATAACGCAGATATCCTGATAACGCTCGACCCACGCTTCATACGAAATCTGTGCATTCGTTTCCTTAGAGAATAAATCTGCAAGCCATTTGTTGTTTTTCCCCACGATAAAGATATGAAGTTTTGACACAAGGGAAGAATCTTCCTCACTCAAATACTGTGCTAACGCAATGATGTTCTTACCGACGTAAGAATACCGCATATCACCGCTAAAGACAAAACGTCGTCCATGCGGTCTTTTCATAGAGCTTATATCAAGAGGCAGGAGGGAATGCGATAAGAGCGGATGCAAGAGGAATTTGACAATCTCCCGATCCGAATCTCGTAAATGTCGTCGAAGCCACAGGCGATCCTTCTTACCCACAACTAAATAATGCTCTACGGCAGGAATATACTCTTTTTCAAAACAAAGAAAGTTCTTCGCATAAAGATACTGATACCATATCTTGATCCACGAAACGGA
Encoded proteins:
- a CDS encoding GDP-L-fucose synthase family protein yields the protein MENTDKIYVPGHTGMVGSAIVRYLQKSGYHNLLLRTHRELDLTDQQATKIFFERERPDYVFIAAAKVGGIQANSSFPADFLYVNLMINANIIHAAHEVGVKKLLALGSSCIYPKFAEQPIREEALLDGKPEPTNEGYAIAKISALELVKFFHRQYNDPFISCMPTNIYGENDNFDLQGSHVIPAMIRKFHTAKAEGADSVTLWGTGSPKREFLYVDDLADACVFLMENYDEEGHINIGSGEEVSMKELAEEIASVVGFYGKLIYDTEKPDGAPRRLVDSTRIHELGWQHKVALREGIERSYQYFLNSCVD
- a CDS encoding NAD-dependent epimerase/dehydratase family protein; protein product: MYSIDLDVRKIYSGKMPVPYELKGKRILLLGATGVVLSYAARFLLELNRLYGLNIQVVCHGRSKDRLESLFSDLLHEECICFEVFDLEQGIPEQLNVDFVIHGASPANGTAFVKQPVETILPNVIGTKSVMEYAKKREGTCVLYMSSAAVYGDVHILGKALLTEQDYGIVNPLNDRSSYVESKRLGEQMCSAYAREYGVRTIIARIPYTYAPTYLLAHDTRFIPRILNRMLHEENVSINHEEDTIQYTYAGDVVSAMLLLLLKGVSGNAYNICIRESYPVEILLQYMYEALSPAGTFEILHANNLNPDSKGNVTTNQKMDPSALEALGWECQFSLQEGANAVIRGIKSLYSTS
- a CDS encoding transketolase; the protein is MAEAREFESLYALSYQMRKRFLEIFTRLGFGHVTTAFSATEILVTLYKEVLCYQAENPNWGGRDRFVLSKGHGAGMLFPIFEEIGYLSPEQTDDMIRIGGDYEYIRSLFLPGYDFYGGSLGHGLGIAAGLALGARLNRENWYTYCLVGDAECCEGSVWEAAMFAGHQGLSNLVAIVDRNALGCSDFTERMLRMEPFAEKWSACNWDVQKVDGHTYEELVPVLKASHSPRRSRPLCIIANTIKGKGLEYLYDKPLMHGYMPNKPEDVEKAFRELQKY
- a CDS encoding transketolase family protein, producing MPSVRDAFFSEIYRMTEQGEDIVIVSADLGAPSLDEFRRKFPHRFVNVGIAEQNLLSVATGLALSGKHVIAFGLNPFPVTRAYDQLRNFLGDLRIPVTVAALNTGTCSAECGYTHMPLEDFAMVRMIPSIKMVNPSDTSIAQVAARELVMSSLPTYIRFDKFLTEAYYQESEVDFQKGFFEMQASELFAVITTGNFSSMLKNSINTIKIQGEPPSLFDCYAFPLDTDLLAERLKSFSCIVTLEDQTPCAGLGSLIMEILSKHGIVKPIRSLGIEPKHWEGRIMNRNEIYDEMGYDIKSLEKRLQKTFEEMMDNG
- the gmd gene encoding GDP-mannose 4,6-dehydratase — translated: MKKALITGITGQDGSYLTELLLEKGYEVHGIIRRQSSQNTERIDHILGDPVFADRVFLHYGDMTDSSNAHRLIQEIRPDEVYNLAAQSHVAVSFEVPEYTAEATGVGTIRLLEAVRQSGLPIRFYQASTSELFGGLPETAPQSEATPFYPKSPYGAAKLYSFWITKNYRESYGMFACNGILFNHESPRRGETFVTRKITLAVARITKGLQEKLTLGNLEAKRDWGFAGDYVEGMWRILQQEHPEDYVLATNETHTVREFVEKAFAETGVSIRWEGEGINEKGYDAKTGKLLVDVAEQFYRPAEVELLWGDSTKAERELGWKRKIGFAELVKMMVTADLAKTHA
- a CDS encoding lipopolysaccharide biosynthesis protein, with the translated sequence MRVANVLRNSMYSMMLYVVLAVLGILIRQAFTRNLPIELLGLEGLFTNVISLLSIAEMGISTVISYGLYREIANKNEAEVNMLMSIYRYIYLIIGTMVALIGVILFFFLPWIVRDNSIAWSYVQLVYVIQICTVLSTYFLAYRRTLFAADQKDYICVRIDLVCTFAANLVKFAAIVVWQSYTMYALSALGFNILANLIISHRLGKEYPFLHTVKVTVQDLRQRKFFVDVKNFLIHKLSYAVYFGTDAIVISSILGLRTAGLVANYVLLCDGVYKLLYKMLQGIIPSVANLVYTDDREKSYRVYRMLDFAYFLMGGYIACIYFIVLQPFVALFFGTEFLLDDAYVMALAVNVFLGMQFENAYNFRSTHGVFENDRGYMVLSAVTNLILSVILAQYLGVVGVMIGTIAGLGFIVYGRVQFVFRVIFRRSMKTYWWNHAWWSIVVLLEVLLIDQILSAPFFSSTYMGLMIKCFCAAGLMLGMQILVFHRREEFRSMCVYAGEARAVLMSKIRGRKSQ
- a CDS encoding O-fucosyltransferase family protein is translated as MLDLKRMGYLKYLLQSKIRCFLERKPKLNYLQRVIRHINDDAFIDKVLLLGNDPNALYMKSYGERNSEKNILFIEINAMMGYAYRYILYALWEAERLGFTPVIRFNEECAYLEGHPVNGTRNPFEYYFQQPADISLDAVYESKRVFFFEIAHLYRIEKELGNLNPETPVGYIVTETYLSDLAQVARKYIRLNAVTKKMFAESMEKLFPVDFRTKRILGVHVRGTDFALNWKDHPNMVTPDEFFSVTDHLLDGDEAFDYIFLATDDSSRLNTFKERYGEKLLYYEDVHREDGTQNVALSTLDRENTHYLDGLEALRDIYTLAECNGLIAGLSQISIASRIVRLAEKGPFAYMKILDKGIYQG
- a CDS encoding glycosyltransferase; translation: MRIAIVTSIPPDRENRGGPSGLIWEIEQFLTNSTAHDVTTIIVPVSGNKYVRQLHTWGRALRSLDIPLDVYDKILVYPDFLLARLPKRYYKKITVLAPDASSMVGRRKYKQYRGDASVSWIKIWYQYLYAKNFLCFEKEYIPAVEHYLVVGKKDRLWLRRHLRDSDREIVKFLLHPLLSHSLLPLDISSMKRPHGRRFVFSGDMRYSYVGKNIIALAQYLSEEDSSLVSKLHIFIVGKNNKWLADLFSKETNAQISYEAWVERYQDICVMGQDIHCVPLVAGGGTKNRVVTALANGVELISTSVGVENIPTSTGQNIYVCNSMRNFAKQMIISQQESVWDEQTMVCAIEEAEQFRQRVTCGFAALWPQIWNEGN